The DNA region GCAAAGACAAATGTATCCGGAGCGCCATCAACTCCCGGAATTCTTCCCATCGACAGCGGCCTGAAGCCATGCGGATCGCGCGCCGCGAAGATGCGGTTGCGCGTCATCATCACAATCGAAAACGCTCCCTCGACCTGCCGCAGAGAATCGGCGATGCAGTCCACCAGTGTCGAATGTTTCGAGTGCGCGATCAACTGGATGATGATCTCCGAGTCGCTCGTCGTCTGGAACAGCGCGCCATCGCGCTCCAGCCGCTCTCGGGCCGTGCCCAGGTTTACCAGGTTGCCGTTATGCGCAATGGCTATCAAACCCTTGGTGCTGTCGACCGAGATTGGCTGCGCATTCAGCAGCGCCGAATCACCCGTAGTCGAGTAGCGCGTATGCCCAATCGCGATATGCCCCGGCAGCTTGGCCAGCACCTCGTCGGTAAAGATCTCCGACACCAGGCCCATGCCTTTGATGTCGTTCACATTCTGCCCATCAGCCGAGGCAATGCCGCCGGACTCCTGCCCACGATGTTGCAGCGAGTACAGTCCCCAGTAAGTCATCCGCGCCGCATCGGGATGGTTATAAATCGCCATCACCCCGCACTCTTCGCGCAGCTTATCGAACGGGGTACCGTCTTCCTCGCCCAACTCCAATTCCACTTCTCCCAGCGCCACTGATTTCAAATCGCTCACGCCGTCACTACCTCCGCCGCCAACTGCGACTCCATTGCCAGGCTCCAAGGCTCTTTCAGCCCGTTCAATGCCGCCTCAACCAGAGGGACCTCGCCCGCAAAGATCTCTACTCTCTCGGGAATCGTCTCACCAAGATCGAGCGGCCAGATATCACCCGCCTCATCCAACAGTGTGCAAATGATTCCGTAGTCCTCCACGGAACAGGTCACCAGCACTTCCGTTGCATTCTCTGCGAACAGAGCGGTCACATACTCGGCCTCCGATAACGCGCCAAGTGTCGCCTTCACTCCGATATTGTGTTGAAAGCCGGACTCAGCCAGAGCCACAGCCAATCCACCATCCGCAATGTCCTTCGCCGAGTGAATCAGTCCACGCTCGGCGAGTAGCGCCAGCGCCTTATGGAGTGCTGCCTCGGCGCTCAGATCCAGCCATGGTGGGCCACCCCACAGCGCTCCGTACGTCGACTTGGCGTACTCCGAACTTCCCAGCTCGTGCTGCTGTGATGCGGGAGTCTCAAGGGTCGATTGCAGCAGCAACACCTTGTCCCCGACGCGCTGAAAATGTGCCGGCACGCTCTTCGTTACATCGTCAATAATCCCAACAATTCCCAACACCGGAGTCGGATAGATCCCCTCGCCCTTGGTCTCGTTGTAGAGCGAAACATTCCCACCTGTAACCGGCGTTCCCAGGGCGATACAAGCCTCAGCGATGCCATCGATTGCGCTCGAAAGCTGTGCCATAATCTCCGGCTTCTCCGGATTCCCAAAGTTCAGGCAGTTTGTCGCCGCGACCGGCTTAGCGCCGGTACAAGCAACTTTTCTAGCAGCCTCGGCTACAGCGTGCATCGCTCCCAGCTTCGGATCGAGGTAGGTCCAGCGTCCATTCCCCGCCAGAGCCATAGCCAGCCCGCGCTGTGTGCCCTTGATGCGCATCACGCCAGCTTCGCCGCCCGGCCCCTGCACAGTATTGGTCTGCACCATCGAGTCATACTGCTCAAACACCCAGCGCTTATCGCAGATATTCGCGCTGGCCAGCAGCTTCTTCAAATCGGCGGTGTAGTCCCGCGGCTTCTTCAAATCTTCCAGAACCGCTGCCGGAGGATCCACCGGCACCGGAGCCGTCCACGTTCCCACGGGGCGGTGGTACACCGGAGCGTCGTCAGTCAAACTCTTGTTCGGAATATCAGCGACCAGTTCGCCATGCTGCGTAATCCGCATGTTCGGCTCAGCCGTGACTGTCCCGACGATCGAGGCATCCAGTCCCCACTTCGTGAAGACGTCGAGAACCTCCTGCGCCCGAGGCTTGTCCGCCACCAGCAGCATCCGCTCCTGCGACTCAGAAAGCATAATCTCGTAGCTCGACATCCCTGTCTCGCGTTGCGGCACCAGATCAAGCTCGACTGTCAAACCCAGATCGCCACGAGCGCCCATCTCGCAGGTCGAGCATGTCAAACCCGCTGCGCCCATGTCCTGAATCCCAAGAACCGCTCCGGTCGCCATCGCCTCAAGGCATGCTTCCAGCAGCAGCTTCTCCATAAACGGATCGCCCATCTGCACATTGGGCCGCTTCTGCTCACTGCCTTCGGTGAACTCCTCCGAGGCCATCGTGGCGCCATGAATCCCATCACGTCCGGTCTTGGCGCCGACATAAATCACCGGATTGCCCACACCGGTCGCCTTGGCATAGAAGATCTCGTCGCGCTTTACCAGCCCCAGCGCAAACGCATTCAGCAGCGGATTGCCGGAGTAGCAGGTCTCAAACCGTGTCTCTCCACCCAGATTAGGAACCCCAAAGCAATTCCCATATCCGGCTACGCCGTGAACAATGCCAGTGGCCACGGCATGGTTCCGCCGCCGCAGCGTCTCATCCGGCTCGGCTTCGTCCAGAGGTCCAAACCGCAGCGAATCCATCACCGCCAGCGGGCGCGCATTCATCGTGAAAATATCGCGCAGAATACCGCCGACGCCTGTAGCCGCGCCCTGATATGGCTCGATATACGAGGGATGATTGTGCGATTCAATCTTAAAAGCGCAGGCCCAGCCATCGCCTACGTCGATGATCCCGGCATTCTCTCCGGGCCCCTGCACCACCAGATCGCTCTTGGTCGGCAGCCGCTTCAAATGCACGCGCGACGACTTATAAGAGCAATGCTCCGACCACATCACGGAAAAAATCCCCAGCTCGGTCAGGCTGGGCGTACGTCCAAGCGCAGCTTCAATGCGCGTGTACTCGTCCGGCGTAATGCTGTGCTGCTTAAGCAGCGCCGGAGTAATGGTAGCGGGGGAGGGTGTCTGAACTGGGTGCTGAACTTGCGTATTGGGCATGGCTCGCTATTAAGATTGTCGCACGTGCGGCGACCCGTCGTTGCCCCTTGGCGTTCGTACGGCACTAAACCCTTTCCCTACTGCCGTTCGAGCGCGGCGCGGTCCCACTTCGCCGCATCGGCCGCAGCCGCATACGCACTTTCTAAAAACTCCATCAACGCCGTCTCCGGCGAGGCCTGCGACCGCACATCTTCGTACTTCAAGATGAACTCCCCCAATGCCTTATCCCATCCAGCCGCAGCCGGTCGAATCTTCGCCTCCGCCAATCCCTCAGGGACCGGAGCCGCATAGCAATAAAACGCCGCCGCGCCGTAACCCCCATTCCCCGGCCAGAATCCCGCACTGATGACCTCATGCGAGTAAGCCTCCCGCTGGATTGCATCCGCCCCTGCACGCGGAGGAGCCGGCCGCCCCGAGAACCTCGTCACCGCCAAATCAAAGCTGCCCCAGAAGAAGTGCACCGGGCTCACCTTCCCCAGAAACCCCGTGCCAAACCGTCGAAAGACCTTCTCCGTCTCCATCAGCACCCGCCAGAACCGCTGCGCGTACTCCCGGTCATACGACCTATGCTCCGTATCCAGATCAAACCGGATCGGATTCGCCAGCTCGCAAGGCATCGGATCGATCTTCACGTCAACCCCCAGCGAAACCAGGCATCCTCGATACTCCTTATAGAAATCCGCCACCGTCTGCGCCCTCAACGGCACCGACATTGCCTTCCCCGATCCCATCCGAAAGTGCAGCTCGTGCGCCACAAAATCAAACTCGATATCCAGCACATCGTCGCCCCCCTTACCGACATAGTCCATCGCGGACGTGCCAAGCCCCCGCGCGGTCACATACAGCGGCACATTCCACCAATGATTCTGAAGAGGAGTCAGCGCCAGCCGTGTCTTGCCGACGATCTGCGTCCACATGTGCAGCGTATTCGCCGTTGCTGCCCACTCGTCCCACACCAGCGACGGCCACGCCGCCGCGCCGTTCGTCACCATCCCGGCCATAGCATCCTCCTTCAGAAACAGTGGAGAAAAGCATACTCCGTCGCCATGCCGTGGAGCTAAGCGCCCGTACTCCCAAATCCTGCAGACCCACGCGCCGCCTCGTCCAGTTCCGCCACCTCTTCAAACTGCGCCTCAATCCGCTGCACGATGCGAAGCTGCGCGATCCGCTCCCCGGCCTTCACCTCAACCGTGGCCGCGCTCAAATTCGTGACCACGACCTTCAACTCACCGCGATATCCGGGATCGATTACGCCAGCCAGCGTGGTCACCCCACGCACCGCCAGCCCTGAGCGGTCTTCCACCAGCGCTCCATGTGTCGAAGGAAACTCCATCGCAATGCCGGTCGGCACCGCTACCGTCGCCCCAGCGGCAATCGCCACGTCGGCTACGGCATAAACATCGGCCGCCAGGTCCCCGTAGACGCCGGTGTGCGCGTATTTTGGCAGTTGAGCCTCCGGATGCATCTTCAAAACCTTAATCTTCGGAGACTGGCCCCGCGGCGAGCCCACACCACTCTGCAAATCATCCAACTCCATCGCTGCAACAGAAGCCATTCGTGTGCTCTCTCAATCGAAATTTGGCGTACCACTCCATTGTCACCGAAACACGCCGTCAGCCGCTGTGAGTTAATAGTCAAATATGGCCGTCAGCGTTGCAGCAACCGTCCTCAACGAAGTGGACGACATCCCCGGTCTCGTAGCCAGCCTCACCGACCAGATCCTCGTTCCCGCCGAGATCATCATCGTCGACGGCGGCTCCGCCGACGGCACCTGGGAGTGGCTGCTCAATGCCAAAGCTCAATACCCCACCCTCATCCCCATCCGCGACGAGAGCTGCAACCTGAAACAATCTCCCGGCCCCATTGCGCGTGGACGCAACGTAGCGATCGCCGCCGCCACCTCCGACGTAATCGCCTGCGCCGACGCAGGCTGCACCTACCGCCCCGACTGGCTCAGCCGCCTGACCGCCCCCATCGTCGCCGGTGCTTCCGAATATGCGGTAGGCGGCTCCTGCATCGACCCCGCCTCCTCCACAGTCTGGGACATAGCCTCCGCCCCCTTCTTCGGCGTCAAGCTCAATCCCAACGAGCCCACAAAATCCTGCACTGCCCGCTCCATGGCCTTCCGCAAAGAACTCTGGCAGCGCGTAGGCGGCTTCCCCGAGACCGTCTTCCTTGGCGAAGATACCCTATTCGACGCGAAGGTTCGCAAGCTTGTCACTCCAGCCTTCCCCGAGCGCGCCAAGGCCTTCTACCGCCCCCGTCACGCCTTGAAATCAGCGCTCAGCCAGCTCGCAAGCTACGCCATAGCCGACGGCGCAATTGGTATCCGTCCCGCGCGCCTGTTCCGCAACCTGGCACGCTGCGTCGTCGAGGTGCTGGCCATCATCGACCTGCGTTGGAACCCCATCCCGCTGTTGTGTATCCTCGCGCTCGAAAACTACTTCGCCTTCCGCCTCGACTGGCGCAGCCTGCAAAAGGCGACCTTCCGTGTTCTGGCAGCCCGCTTAGTCTTCTCCCTGATGGTGCCGTGGGTGGTCAGCTGGAATCAGATCAAGGGTGGAATCACAAAAGCTCACCAGGCCAACCGTCAAAACGCGAGTTAGGCCTTCTTTCGCAACGTAAAGATCACAAAGCTGTACTCCAACCCGAACTGCTCCCAACGCACCGGCCGCTCACTGCAGTCCAGATCAACAGGACCGGTGCTCTCGAATCCAATCTGCTCCGCCAGTCGCAGAATCTCCTGAATCTCTGCCTTGGTAAAGACTTTGATTGCAGCCCCATGCGCCATCTTCCCCCGCGTATCGATCGCCGTCGGATAGTAATCCGTCGAGGTAATCAGCAGTCCCCCGGGCTTGAGCACCCGATGCATCTCCCGCAAATAGCCCTCCAACGGAACCCCATGCTCGATCACACTCATGCAGCTCACGGCGTCAAAGTAGCCGTCGGCAAAAGAGGTCTGCGTAATATCGCCGTGCAGGTAGCGAATCGGCCCCCGGCGAGCTTCGCCGGTAAACGAAAGATTGATCCCATAGAGGTTGCGGTAACCATACGCAAACAGCGTCGGCAGCACATTGCTGTAAAACTCCGCGCCCGCATCGAGGACCCGCGCCGAGGTCGTCGTTGAGCCGAGAATGGCAAACACCGCCGCAAGATGGTCCCAGTTCTTCTCATCCCCCCGGTGCAGTGGAAGCCGCGCCACTTTGGCCTCTTCCAACGCTCTCTCCCATTCAGCCCGGCTCTTCAGGGTTCCATTCGGCAGCGGCAGCTTCGGTTTCGCCACAGGCTGTCCCGTGCCGAACTTCAGTTTGAGATAGAGCCGGTAGGCGGCCTCGGGCCGTAATGCGCCGCTCTTGATACGGCGAAAAAGCCTCCGCGACAATGGCATCGGAGAAGCAGCAGGTTGCGGCGAAGGGTTCGGCTGAGGCATCAGCTTTACTATAAGGTGACTTGGCCATTGCCGCCGCATGTTGAAAGAGGTGTCATCTGCGCTAATCTGATTGCCATGGA from Edaphobacter paludis includes:
- the purL gene encoding phosphoribosylformylglycinamidine synthase subunit PurL — its product is MPNTQVQHPVQTPSPATITPALLKQHSITPDEYTRIEAALGRTPSLTELGIFSVMWSEHCSYKSSRVHLKRLPTKSDLVVQGPGENAGIIDVGDGWACAFKIESHNHPSYIEPYQGAATGVGGILRDIFTMNARPLAVMDSLRFGPLDEAEPDETLRRRNHAVATGIVHGVAGYGNCFGVPNLGGETRFETCYSGNPLLNAFALGLVKRDEIFYAKATGVGNPVIYVGAKTGRDGIHGATMASEEFTEGSEQKRPNVQMGDPFMEKLLLEACLEAMATGAVLGIQDMGAAGLTCSTCEMGARGDLGLTVELDLVPQRETGMSSYEIMLSESQERMLLVADKPRAQEVLDVFTKWGLDASIVGTVTAEPNMRITQHGELVADIPNKSLTDDAPVYHRPVGTWTAPVPVDPPAAVLEDLKKPRDYTADLKKLLASANICDKRWVFEQYDSMVQTNTVQGPGGEAGVMRIKGTQRGLAMALAGNGRWTYLDPKLGAMHAVAEAARKVACTGAKPVAATNCLNFGNPEKPEIMAQLSSAIDGIAEACIALGTPVTGGNVSLYNETKGEGIYPTPVLGIVGIIDDVTKSVPAHFQRVGDKVLLLQSTLETPASQQHELGSSEYAKSTYGALWGGPPWLDLSAEAALHKALALLAERGLIHSAKDIADGGLAVALAESGFQHNIGVKATLGALSEAEYVTALFAENATEVLVTCSVEDYGIICTLLDEAGDIWPLDLGETIPERVEIFAGEVPLVEAALNGLKEPWSLAMESQLAAEVVTA
- a CDS encoding glycosyltransferase, which gives rise to MAVSVAATVLNEVDDIPGLVASLTDQILVPAEIIIVDGGSADGTWEWLLNAKAQYPTLIPIRDESCNLKQSPGPIARGRNVAIAAATSDVIACADAGCTYRPDWLSRLTAPIVAGASEYAVGGSCIDPASSTVWDIASAPFFGVKLNPNEPTKSCTARSMAFRKELWQRVGGFPETVFLGEDTLFDAKVRKLVTPAFPERAKAFYRPRHALKSALSQLASYAIADGAIGIRPARLFRNLARCVVEVLAIIDLRWNPIPLLCILALENYFAFRLDWRSLQKATFRVLAARLVFSLMVPWVVSWNQIKGGITKAHQANRQNAS
- a CDS encoding DUF5996 family protein codes for the protein MAGMVTNGAAAWPSLVWDEWAATANTLHMWTQIVGKTRLALTPLQNHWWNVPLYVTARGLGTSAMDYVGKGGDDVLDIEFDFVAHELHFRMGSGKAMSVPLRAQTVADFYKEYRGCLVSLGVDVKIDPMPCELANPIRFDLDTEHRSYDREYAQRFWRVLMETEKVFRRFGTGFLGKVSPVHFFWGSFDLAVTRFSGRPAPPRAGADAIQREAYSHEVISAGFWPGNGGYGAAAFYCYAAPVPEGLAEAKIRPAAAGWDKALGEFILKYEDVRSQASPETALMEFLESAYAAAADAAKWDRAALERQ
- the dut gene encoding dUTP diphosphatase, whose product is MASVAAMELDDLQSGVGSPRGQSPKIKVLKMHPEAQLPKYAHTGVYGDLAADVYAVADVAIAAGATVAVPTGIAMEFPSTHGALVEDRSGLAVRGVTTLAGVIDPGYRGELKVVVTNLSAATVEVKAGERIAQLRIVQRIEAQFEEVAELDEAARGSAGFGSTGA
- a CDS encoding methyltransferase domain-containing protein → MPQPNPSPQPAASPMPLSRRLFRRIKSGALRPEAAYRLYLKLKFGTGQPVAKPKLPLPNGTLKSRAEWERALEEAKVARLPLHRGDEKNWDHLAAVFAILGSTTTSARVLDAGAEFYSNVLPTLFAYGYRNLYGINLSFTGEARRGPIRYLHGDITQTSFADGYFDAVSCMSVIEHGVPLEGYLREMHRVLKPGGLLITSTDYYPTAIDTRGKMAHGAAIKVFTKAEIQEILRLAEQIGFESTGPVDLDCSERPVRWEQFGLEYSFVIFTLRKKA